GACATGACAGAGCAAATGGCTTTATTGAAACATTTATagaatcttcttcttctctggcaacttctttttcttgaatgtCGTGATTTTGGTTATATCTTCCTACTTTAATTATCTGcacagatataaaaaaaaaaacaaagtatacAAGTTTCGAAGTACTTTTTCGTACATTCATTAAATGCTTTGAATGTTAATAAGCATTAACCAGTGTatcatgttttcatttttcatttcattaataaatgcatTGTTTGGTAAACCAAATGTATATattcatcaaataaataagCATAAAATGCTTTCTCAAGGGCTAAAGTGTAAGACCcgaaataaatacaataaattatttttctcccAAGAGAATTATTCCCAAATAAAGATAATCTTATGAAACTTAATATTTCTACTGTCtatgatgaaattatgattgATAGTTGCATCgtatttactaatttaaagttttatgaTGTCTATGGATGAACCggaatttaaatacaaaattgaatgattttatcaGTGAAAGATTATTGAtttcttaatctaaaatttataaataattgaacacgtcaattaaaaagattaagaaTGATggatatctttaaatttaaatattaaaattgtaatgaaaaatattttatacgaGCGAATTGAAATAACTACAATTATTGGtatttcttgtagtgaaagaattgaatgaaaattattattccCTCTGTTACAAGAATAGAAAATGTTAAATCCCATTAGTCTTTGAATTATTTAGTCTTTGAatcttttgaattaaaaattagtgaATTGAGCTTTGTACATGTACGACCCTGAGAATTGAAAAAcctctgttataattgtttttggaTTAATAGCATTGGATTAGGAAAACATGATGTCCTTGTCACGTAAATGCTAATAATTCAGATTTGGTGATTGAGAGACTGTAGCtttctcattttcatcatccatgacgtataattttttctttttcccaacaCATAATCTTCTCCTTTTCCTTTCCACCCTAGCATCTGTGATAATTTGGCTTCATACAACAAAACTTATACGCTTGCaaggaaatgaaacaaaacatgcaCAAAATTTGAAAGTAGTTACATAGACAAGGAATGGAGATTAAAGGACTCAATTCCTCTTTGATTAGAACCGTCCAAAATATTAGGTTACtgaaaataagtataaaatacCAGTCTTCTAACTtaatgaaattaacaaaaacaatcaGAAATATAGAAAAGCGAACGATATGAGTTTCATGATGAATAAAAGAGCCATAGAACGTTCAAGGAGAATAACAATAGAGCAACGAAAGATAGTAAAGCTTTTTGAACTTGAGGTAGGGGAGTTAATCTTTTCTTTGGTTAGATTGTATGAATATCTTGTAGTGTAAATCTGAAATACGTGTTCCAATCTTTTGGTTGTTGCTTGACATTGCCATTGCTTATATTTCTGCCCTGTCTCATGAATGAATATGTTGAGATGCATATTACGGTCTATGAAAAATGTGAACTAGATGACTGAAAGAGAAAGCTTCATAAGCGTAAACATATTCTTAATATAAATTGAGAAAATGGAGAGTTTTTTACCTCACGGTTCTTTATAATAGATAGTAgaattaaaaatctatttttttatattaattgctCTTGAGGCCATGTGCTTGTGTCAGACAGCCACACCTCTTAAACTTTAACAATTTGTCttcttattttactttgattttataTCACCTTCTTACCTTTAAATATAAACTGTATgggtattttaaattaaaagttaacgGACTACACtagtttctttgttttaattcaTATGGAAACTTGTGCTTTGACCATACCGTATTGTccataaagattaaaatttgagATGCTTCTTTGAGCATTTTTCACTGTTtcaattgtttataaaaaaaatttcttcacTTATACCATACCCATACCTTGTAgcaaatttttgttgttttctgctACTATAAGATATTCcaatattatattgttaaaatattcaattttagttttattaattcttATGTCAATGGTagcaatttatttatttcgaaAAAGTTGAAACACTTTGTCTTGGAATGGACAAATTTCATGTGAAGGGTCAGGAAGTATAATGagtttattaactttatttcttttagatgTAATGAATGTATAACCTTATACAttgggttttattttcttttaatttaattattttatcttaatttaattattttatctggTTATTCGCGTGTCTTTCTTCTTTGATGTGGAGAATAATGTTATTTagtattatttacaaaaatttcaGAACTTTCTTATAGTAGttcatatttaatgttttaggtTTATACATATTGTTAACAAAGCTTCGGTGTAGTACAAACTTCATTAGCagattttaagaaattaattataattcataaaggtaataattgataatacatggacttgttttcttttgtactttatgcaaattattatatgttatgaTCCTTTTGGAATAACAGCGAATAACCACAGGTTTATATTTATCTCggtagttaaaaataattatttctttttgcttatgtAAGATGATAGGTGGATTCAAGTCTTATCACTTTTCCTCTTTCAAGAGGGTACAAATATCTCGCCAAGGGTTTCTGACTTATACTGAGTATTGTGCTTGGTGAATGGATGTTACTCACCAATATTTTTACTCGTAAGTCCTTGAAGAACTAGGAAgatatgtccaaagcaatgtgcGGAGGACGGCTCTTATCTGCGGCCCATATGAGGGACTGGTTTTGTTATATGTTTATCAAATGGgtatgaagaagaaaaaccGAGATAAATCCAATAGTTACGTGTGAGAGATGATAAGTGAGTAGTGTCCACAACTACACGTAGAAGTAGTATGATCCTATTAATacactaataatattattaaaaattcaaattgtaTAGGTAAGTTTATTTGTAACTTATGCTTTTCTGTATTCGGTTAGCTCATCCTACTTATGTGtctacgatgatcgtataaaTCGTGTTGTTATATGGAAGTAGATGATGTTTCAGGTAAAAATGAAGACATTTAGTTTGAGGATGCATTGGGAAACACTCTTTGGgacttttaaatatgtattttaaattatgaaacgttgtggtttgtaattttaaactaCTTTTAAGATTCGGTTTGTAATCCAATAATTAGTCTTGAAAACTTTGACATTCTCTTTGTGTAATACTAATAAATGTTGTGGTTTTAAATGTAAACgtatattttggaaaaaaaatttgtgaCACTCCGAAAAGGGGTATTACATAAAGCGTTTAATAATCACTTACCAGACGATGTTTTCTCTAGAAAACTTTGCTAATATAACActgcattgaatttttttttatccttagtGTTATATAAGGGATAAACTTCAATTTTCATAAGAAGCTAGCTTATTTTGCTCATATAGTCTATTGAGAGATTTCAATAAGAGACACTTTCTTTTAAACgttgtttatgattttctaattcatttaaACGATTTGTTCTATAAAGCATTACTTCAACTCTTGGCTTCAGATGTTATAAAAAACTTCTTCATTAGACGTTACtattttaaacaacttttcCTACACAACAATATTTCGTTTAATGctttttttaaacttcaaaacttagGTTTCTTTAGATGATCTATTCTCTAaacgattttgtcttaacaagTATGTACCGAAGAATTGAGACAAGTTGACCAAAGACGAATAATGAAGTTGAGTTGGCCTAGGTCGAAGAATCGAGCCTAGCCGATGGGCTAAATGTCGAGAGATGTTAGTCCAAGCCAAATATCAAGATGAGTCATCTTGGGCTGAAGGTTGAGTTGAGTTGGCCTAATCCAAAAGGTCAAGCCAAGTTGGCTTATGACAAAACATTAAACCAAGTTGACCTTGACTGAAAAGTTAGTTGAGTTAGCTTGGGTTAATGGTCGAGCAAAGTTTGACTGAGTCAAAGGTCGAGTTGAGTCAGTCTAAGATGAATAATCAAGTTGAGTTGGTCCAATATGAAGGTCAAGATATGTCGGCGTATCCTGAAGAATCGAGACGAGTCGACCTGGgttgaataattaaattgagTTGGCCTATATTAAGGTCAAGATGACTCAACGCATACAAAACAATCGAGACAAGTTAACTTGAATCAGAGAATTGAGTCGAGTAAACTTAGACCGAAGAATCTAAGTCGACCCAAACTGTAGGTCAATCAGAGTAGTTCCGATCAAAGATGAATCCAAATTTATCTCACTTAAAGatcaattaaaatgaattttgatcCAAAGTTGAATTACAATAACCTTAACTAAAGATTAAGCTAAGTCATAAAAAATTAGAGTTCTAGCCAAGTAATTTGAAAATCAAAGTTgagcaaaataataataaattaattttcatagtTAATCACTACGTatccatttctttttctattcctaATTAtaacttctaattttaaattttaaaaggctaataaatattactatttacaaataactaaatttcacaattaattagtctttataatttttttcctattcTTATCttctaaagttaaattttaaaaatgtaataaatattaatatatactaataaattactttttactatttttattttatcagtttttaaaaactgtatCGAATATAGCGTATACCGAACGGTTACtaattaaggataaaataatatctgataaaagatattaaagataaaataacaaaagatatctcattaaagatattttgagGATAAAATAACCAACGATATCTAATTAAAGATTTGATATGTTGTTTATGAGCAACTAACTGAATCTAAAGgtaaatctatttttattttattgggtCTGAGTCAGTTTAGGATCCATGAGAtgacttataaatataagatcaATGCCAACAACCAAGTACGTTCTACTGACACTCCCAAATACTCAACAATGATAACAATTCACTAAATATTCTCTTGTGAGCAAAAGCTCCTCAACGCACGCCTatcttgagcgtcagagtgtcttttgTAGGTACGTCATCTCCAGGCAGACTAAAGGCAAAGGAACAGAGTACGCGATTCAGGCATCGAAAAGCGGTAGAGTCACGTCAgaaaggttagtgtctcggtcccacaaaatccctaccgaaacattttggcgtccaccgtggggccgagagCAGGAAGAAAAAGCCCAAATGGTGACCACAAGGAGCATGGACAAACAACAGAATACCAGAGATTTGATAGCGCATATGCAAGCAGATATACACGCACAGGTAAGAACCATACAAGCGCAGGCGCAAGCATAGCAAGAGATGCAATGAAAACATGCAAAGGAGATTGTGGCAAGGGCAGAGCGAGGCTACACTGAACGGTCAGCTTAGCACTCGGTGTCCACAACTGAACGGGGTAACAACCATCAGAATGAAAATGATGGAAGTCGTAATCGGCAGCCATCTCAGCACACCAACCCGAACGGTCGAGGAAGGAGAAAACTATCCCCCCCACCCCCCCGCAAACCATTCGGCCCTCTAATGCCAGAGAAGAATCCTCCTGTATTAGAGAAGTATGATGGCTCGACAGATCCCGACAATCATCTCAGGATCTTCACCAAGGCAATGACGTTCTACACGGACAGTGATCCAGTTATATATAGAGCCTTCTCCCTTATAGTGGTATAACACTCTTCCCCCAAACACAGTGGATTGCTTCGCCATTGTGGAAACCCTCTTTAGAAGGCAACACGCCTTCAATCGGAAACAAGAGATAACACCGGCGAAATTGATAAATACTAAACAGACTAAAGGGAAAACTTTGAAGGCCTTTATGAAAAGGTATACTGAAACCGCACGGCGAGTTAAAGAGGTCAATTACTCCTTTATTATCAACAATTTTCCTTCATGCCTAAGACCATGATATTTTGCTGAAAAATGCTATGCGCAACCACCAAAAACTATGGAAGAGCTCCAAGAAAAAGTAGTTGAATTCATCCGTATGAAGGATATGCGAATCTCACAAAGACAGCAACAACATGAAGCTGATGTAGGTGGAAAGAGAAATGACAGCAAACAAACGTTCGACGACAACGACAAGGGAGGAGGTTCTCGACCAAAGGACCTCCCCCGAATACCTAAGTTTGATCATTACACAATTATTAATGCACCAGGGAAAAAAATCCTTGAGGAAGCTATTAGTGTTGAACTTCTTTCGGTCAAGGAGCTTCATTCACCTAAAAATGCTTATGGAGGAAAGCACTGCCAAACCATCAAAACCTAGGACATACTACCGAAGAGTGTGTAACACtcaaagataaaatcaaagagcTCATTTGTGCGGGCCATCTCCGTAAGTATGTGAAGAAGAATCGGTCGCGAACAAGAAGCTCATCAAGGTCCCCACAAAGGAGTACTGAATGACCGTATAGAAAGGAGGAGTAGAAACATAGGCGAAGTTGTAGCCGCAGTCATAGCTCTGACCGCACAATCCTGAGGCGTATCGACTAGAAGATATAATGAAAAGTCCTTCCTAATACTTGGAATGCGACTCATCTCAAGTTTACATTAGTTGAATTTTGATGTCATGTTTTATTtcgattaaattattttgacaaGACTTACGTGTTTACATTTTTGGTATGAATAAAGTCAAACAGTTCCCTTCATTCACATATGTTCAGCCGTTCGGCTTCAAAGGTAttggccattcggcctcatAGTGCAGATGACATGATCATGCACACGAATCACATGGCAAACCGAGAACTTACTGTTTGGGCCATTTCAGAAAACCTCGGGAACGTTCTCCGAGAGCCTCTGGTCCTAAACCGAACGGTGAGGTTCTCCATGAACTCTCACTCTTGTtctaaaccgagcggtgaggtTCTCCACAAactctcactctcgtcctaaatcGAGCGGTGGGGAATGTTCTCCATGAACGCTCACTCTTGTCCTAAAACCCAGGGAATGCTCTCTGAGAACCCTTGGTCTTAAACTGAGTGGTGAGGTTCTCCACGAactctcactctcgtcctaaaccgagcggtggggAACGTTCTCCATGAACGCTCACTCTCGTCCACAAAACCCAAGGAATGCTCTCTGAGAACCCCTGGTCCTAAACTGAGTGGTGAGGTTCTCCACAAACTCTCACTCTTGTCCTAGACCGAGCGGTAGGGAACGTTTTCCATGAACGCTCACTCTCGTCCATAAAACTCAGGGAACGCTCTCCGAGAAACCCTGGTCCTAAACCAAGCGGTGAGGTTCTCCACGAACTCTCACTCCCGTCCTAAACCGGATGGTGAGTTTCTCCATGAACTCACTCTCGTCGTAAACTGAAACCGTCACAGGTGTAAAGACAGTAAAGACAATCCCTCATGGACTATAACCTGAGCGGTGAAGGCAGTTCCCTATGGATTATCATCCAAACGATACAAGCTCAGataagtcctatagttaatCTTGGCTAAAAGTCGAACGATTAACTCATACTTGGGGGGCATGTATCGGATATAGCGTATACCAAACGGTTACTAATTgaggataaaataatatttgatcaAAGATATTGAGGATAAAATAACCAAAGATATCTTATTAAGGATATTGAGGATAAAATAACCATGAGAtgacttataaatataaggtcGGGACCAACAACTAAGTACGTTCGACTGACACTCCCAAATACTCAATAGTGATAACAATTCACTAAATATTATCTTGTGAGCAAAAACTCCTCAACACactcctaacttgagcgtcggagtgccttttgcaggtacttCCTCCCTAGTCAGACTGAAGGCAAAGGAACAAAATACACGATTCAGGCATCGAAAAGCGATAGAGTCACGTCAGAAAGGTTAGTATTTCGGTCCCACAAAATCCCTACCGAAACATCCCTACCTAAACATCCCTACcgaaacaaaaactaacaaacttaaatataaatgaataagctaattttaagatatttcaaTCATCAAGATTTTAGCTactaattaatttctaattttaaactaGATACTAATTTTGACGATAATTTCTTGGTGGTTAATGTttgtaaaagattaatttagattttaatttataaatcaattataattttttatttataaaagtgtaCAATTGAGTAATTAACACGGACAATGAAagaatattagaaatattttttattagagagattatataaattatttataactgACACCTACTTTAGCACAACATcttaacacatttaatatttatagatttttattttttttaatgccaCTCAACTTTTTCAATTACCTTGGTCATTAATCTGAACTTGTTAGCAATGAATTTATACTTATCATCAGTTTTGTATCTAAATTAATAATGTGGAAAACTACTCTTCCAATCTCAACAGTTGAATtgctttttcttaaaattgaatattacaaataaaaaacaagccATAGAAAAAAAGCTCCTGAGACAAATCATGTTTAATGATGcttaatattattacaataaaatattaagataaaggGAGATTATAAAGATGTTTTTCtaagttattaaataaagaaaaattatgtagGATGAATTGATACAGACAGAGAGGCGTGGAGGTTTCCCACACTAatcagtaaaagaaaaaaaaaaatgttcaaactTATAGCTGTCTACACGAAACTCTGCAGACTCAAATTCCACAACTAACATTTATTATggatgaaaatgagaaaatggtAATTATAGAAAGGTTTCTTTTAGACAGTGGAGGTAAAGTTGAAGTTTGCGCATGTAGTTTGGCTTCCAAAGAGCAAAGAAGTGAAACCCAACCTTGAAGCGGCCAAATCGAACTGCAAGAGATTATTCTCAAGTTGATACCCACCAATCACAATCGAAGTCCTCGGCTTCTCACCACCATTCACAAATCCGAGACAAAGCACGTCATCGCTCACACTCACCATCGAGTTCGCTCCGAAAATCCTCCAAATAGTCTTCTGGTTGTGCAGAACAAGCTCAATGGTTGGCACTGACGCCCCTAACCGAGTGCCCACCACGTTCTTACTGCTGAAACACACTTCAAACGGTGCCACTCCAGCCACCCTCGTTATGTTCCTCGCAGCAGACGCTTTTACAAAAGCCTCCGTCACTGCTTTGAAGATCGAAGCCTCCAACTCGGTGTAGGGGTTAACGGAACTGATCTTGGTTCCGCCAACGCCTTCGCTGTTTATGGATAGCAAAGTCGTGTTAAGGGGCACAGCTTTTTCGTCGATTCTGATGGATTTCACGCCGATGAAATACTCGGCGGAGGGTTCTCCCTGGGAGAAAGCGGAAGCGGTGCTGACGGGGTTGACTAACATAGGGGTGAAGGTGAGTAACTGAGCGGCGTCAATGTTGGGGAGTAGAACGTAAGGGCCGTCGCCGAAGAAAGCGACGCCTTTTGAGGAGGAGAGGCAGACGGCGAATTTCCTGTGGAAGCTGAACGCGGAAGCGAACTGTGAGGGAAGAGCGATTTTCGTCCTGCCGAGACCGGCCATGCCGGAGACTCCAGTGGCGAGACCTTGGAGTAAGAAGGTGGGGGCGCAGGAGAAGAGGAAGCGGGAAACGGTGACGTTTCGTCCGGGGTTGAAGCCGTTGGTGGATTGGACGGAGATGGTATCTTCAGCAAGCTCGCCGGAGGTAGCGGTGTGGGTGATGGTGTTGTCCGGGATGAGGCCGCACGTGTTGTTGTTGCAGCCGGGTCTGGGGGCGGAAAAGCAGTCCCCGCAGGAGAAGGATCTGGCGAGGGAGCACTGGGCGGAGCGGCAGCGTGCAGGGCGGTAAGTGGAGGAGACATAGTTGGTGTCGCAGTCGACCCAGAGGAATTGGCCTCCGATGTCAAGCACAAGGTTTAGGGGGAGAAGAGGAGTTCTTTGGTTGATTTGAGTTAGGTATTGGAGAGTTGATGCATGTTTTGTAATGGGGACAACGAGGGCTTTGGGCCTGAAAGATTGTTGAGCGAAAGAGGGTGCAATGAAGAAAAGTTGGAAGAGAGCAATGAGATGCAGAAAGTTGGTAGTATTAGCCATGGCTGTGTATGACAACTGAAATAgaaatgaagttgaagataaggTGCAGCGGTATCTGTATTTATACATCAACGTGAGTTGCCACCTTTGATTGCTTTATGCAGCGCAGCGCAGAAGTCCAATGACAACTCACGCATTAGATTCGTCAAACGTGACAGCCTTTGTCTAACTTTTTcgaaaaaatatatgttgataaCCCCAAGAGTTTTGttctcatatataattttttttacaaacatttaaatattgattatattttaatatgtaattcatcttaaattatttcacaataatatttatgattattattattaattatagagTAATTTAGGATCAATCatatattgacacgtaatcaatatttaaatgttataaaaaaatattatctaaatctCATTATCCTTCAATTAAA
This genomic interval from Vigna radiata var. radiata cultivar VC1973A chromosome 8, Vradiata_ver6, whole genome shotgun sequence contains the following:
- the LOC106771253 gene encoding basic 7S globulin — its product is MANTTNFLHLIALFQLFFIAPSFAQQSFRPKALVVPITKHASTLQYLTQINQRTPLLPLNLVLDIGGQFLWVDCDTNYVSSTYRPARCRSAQCSLARSFSCGDCFSAPRPGCNNNTCGLIPDNTITHTATSGELAEDTISVQSTNGFNPGRNVTVSRFLFSCAPTFLLQGLATGVSGMAGLGRTKIALPSQFASAFSFHRKFAVCLSSSKGVAFFGDGPYVLLPNIDAAQLLTFTPMLVNPVSTASAFSQGEPSAEYFIGVKSIRIDEKAVPLNTTLLSINSEGVGGTKISSVNPYTELEASIFKAVTEAFVKASAARNITRVAGVAPFEVCFSSKNVVGTRLGASVPTIELVLHNQKTIWRIFGANSMVSVSDDVLCLGFVNGGEKPRTSIVIGGYQLENNLLQFDLAASRLGFTSLLFGSQTTCANFNFTSTV